The following proteins come from a genomic window of Aptenodytes patagonicus chromosome W, bAptPat1.pri.cur, whole genome shotgun sequence:
- the LOC143172111 gene encoding nuclear factor interleukin-3-regulated protein-like, with product MQLRKMQTLKKEHGPVDTSSNVDKIIVLKSTLAEVSEELSTNEEILLTEASSGKSKSSACRRKREFIPDEKKDAMYWEKRRKNNEAAKRSREKRRLNDLVLENKLIALGEENATLKAELLSLKLKFGLITSVAYAQEIQKLSSSTAVYFQDYQSSKSNINSFVDEHEPSIVGSSCISVIKHFQSSVSDMSEISSVEHTQSSCMQNNCRSPENKFQIIKQEPMELEREPRDDRSSQKASIYPHYMGTTFNMYSHSPPLFQVNRSSSNSPRTSETDDSAVGKSSDGEDEQQVPKGPIHSPVEHKIIRATVKVPEVNSSALPHKLRIKAKAMQVKVEAVDNDYDAAQKLSSPIDMSSKRHVELEKHTAQNMVHSSHTPFSVQVTNIQDWSLKPELWHQKELNVRIQSGCKTEIVEIKDSIFNASESENLYLKQGITNLSAEVASLKRLITTQQISASDSG from the coding sequence ATGCAGCTGAGAAAAATGCAGACCCTCAAAAAGGAACACGGACCTGTTGACACAAGTAGCAATGTGGACAAAATCATAGTACTTAAGTCTACTTTAGCAGAAGTGTCTGAAGAATTGTCTACAAATGAAGAGATACTACTCACTGAAGCAAGTAGTGGAAAAAGCAAATCTTCAGCTTGCCGGAGAAAGCGAGAATTCATTCCAGATGAAAAGAAAGATGCTATGTATTGGGAGAAAAGGCGGAAAAATAATGAAGCTGCTAAAAGATCTCGTGAAAAACGACGACTGAATGACCTTGTCTTAGAGAACAAACTAAttgcactgggagaggagaaTGCCACTTTgaaggcagagctgctttctttGAAGCTGAAGTTTGGTTTAATTACTTCTGTAGCCTATGCCCAAGAGATACAGAAACTCAGTAGCTCAACAGCTGTGTATTTCCAAGATTATCAAAGTTCCAAATCAAATATTAACTCATTTGTGGATGAACATGAACCATCTATAGTTGGTAGCAGTTGTATTTCTGtcattaaacattttcaaagctcTGTGTCTGATATGTCTGAAATATCATCAGTAGAGCATACTCAGTCAAGTTGTATGCAAAACAACTGCAGAAGTCCTGAAAATAAGTTCCAGATTATAAAACAGGAGCCCATGGAATTAGAGAGAGAGCCAAGAGATGACAGAAGTTCACAGAAAGCATCCATATATCCACACTACATGGGAACTACCTTTAACATGTACTCACATTCTCCTCCTCTGTTCCAAGTCAATAGGTCCTCCAGTAATTCCCCCAGAACTTCAGAAACTGATGACAGTGCAGTTGGAAAGTCATCTGATGGAGAAGATGAACAGCAGGTTCCTAAGGGTCCAATCCATTCCCCAGTAGAACATAAAATTATTCGTGCAACAGTTAAAGTTCCAGAAGTGAATTCTTCAGCTTTGCCTCACAAGCTTCGAATTAAAGCCAAAGCCATGCAAGTTAAAGTGGAAGCAGTAGATAATGACTATGATGCTGCACAGAAACTATCATCACCTATTGATATGTCATCAAAAAGACATGTTGAGCTTGAAAAACACACTGCACAAAACATGGTGCATTCTTCTCACACTCCTTTCTCAGTTCAAGTGACTAATATCCAAGACTGGTCTCTCAAACCAGAACTCTGGCATCAAAAGGAACTCAATGTAAGAATTCAGAGTGGTTGCAAAACTGAAATTGTTGAAATAAAAGACAGTATCTTCAATGCCTCTGAGTCAGAGAACCTGTATTTGAAGCAGGGCATAACAAACTTATCTGCAGAGGTTGCTTCCCTTAAAAGACTTATAACTACACAACAAATCTCTGCATCAGACTCTGGTTAA